From a region of the Salinispira pacifica genome:
- the amrA gene encoding AmmeMemoRadiSam system protein A translates to MSPDQASSGPSGLPSPNPRQKLLLLAYIRRVLRHDLGMEGTDSGDVPGHGSDSISASPFDPPAVSAVEFSGDERVLLKPFLSLRCGLFVTLKKSRELRGCIGRIVTDQPLEHSLAAVSRNAAFRDRRFPPLQAGELPECEISLSLLSPPEPAEGPEAFRVGEHGIIISLSGRSAVFLPEVAVEQGWDASHTLQRLCLKAGLPSHAWQDPRMSFQLFSSLHMSESDPDISPGAPS, encoded by the coding sequence ATGAGTCCTGACCAGGCTTCCAGCGGACCATCCGGTCTTCCGTCGCCGAATCCACGGCAGAAGCTCCTCCTTCTGGCATACATCCGCCGGGTGCTGAGACACGATCTGGGCATGGAGGGGACGGATTCCGGGGATGTACCGGGGCACGGTTCCGATTCAATTTCCGCCTCTCCTTTTGATCCTCCGGCTGTTTCAGCCGTGGAGTTTTCCGGGGACGAGCGGGTGCTTCTCAAACCCTTCCTCTCACTTCGCTGCGGATTATTCGTTACTCTGAAGAAATCCCGGGAGCTGCGGGGCTGTATCGGCCGGATTGTTACAGACCAGCCTTTGGAGCACAGCCTGGCCGCGGTGAGCCGTAATGCGGCATTCCGTGACCGTCGTTTTCCGCCCCTTCAGGCCGGCGAACTCCCTGAATGCGAAATTTCCCTCTCACTTCTCAGCCCGCCCGAACCTGCAGAGGGGCCGGAAGCATTCCGGGTGGGTGAACACGGAATTATTATCTCTCTTTCCGGCCGTTCGGCGGTGTTTCTTCCGGAGGTTGCCGTTGAACAGGGGTGGGATGCCTCGCACACTCTTCAGCGCCTCTGTCTCAAGGCCGGGCTTCCTTCCCATGCCTGGCAGGATCCCCGGATGAGTTTCCAGCTGTTTTCTTCTCTCCATATGTCTGAATCCGATCCTGATATCTCCCCGGGGGCACCATCATGA
- the amrB gene encoding AmmeMemoRadiSam system protein B, with amino-acid sequence MKGIRALKFAGAWYPADIRSLDRIWQKAQLSLHPGGAPPAPASTAFGAVLPHAGLVYSAAAQLAALQQFSLENSHIILIAPSHYQLLRGYEFFSADISSMETPYGNLRVQLPRNPGGLVRYPLAQRAVEDEHAIELLLPGIGALIRGELPGTAPRKDSEISSITLEPLLTPRLDLANRDAARKQIIELGRQLDERIAELEARGRKTRIFVSSDYSHYGPRFSHTPAGGLASSDARRRLRLRDLSVASAAAAGRWEDALEIMRENVPPSICGIAGILAFARFASIRGLSGRLCAYYSSATLGALDAPAPGGVSEPHPVFNFSGDDVLEEFYDGSQNSVSYCSGVWYES; translated from the coding sequence ATGAAGGGGATTCGTGCATTGAAATTTGCCGGTGCCTGGTATCCTGCTGATATCCGGTCTCTGGACCGAATTTGGCAGAAGGCTCAGCTATCTCTCCACCCTGGGGGTGCACCGCCGGCACCTGCCAGTACGGCGTTCGGGGCGGTGCTGCCCCATGCAGGACTTGTCTACTCCGCCGCCGCTCAGCTTGCGGCTCTTCAGCAGTTCAGTCTGGAGAACAGCCACATTATTCTCATTGCACCCAGCCATTATCAGCTTCTCCGTGGATATGAATTTTTTTCAGCTGATATTTCTTCCATGGAAACTCCCTATGGAAACCTGAGGGTTCAGCTGCCCAGGAATCCGGGGGGGCTGGTGAGATATCCCCTTGCCCAACGGGCGGTGGAAGACGAGCATGCGATTGAACTTCTTCTTCCGGGGATTGGGGCATTGATCCGGGGAGAGCTTCCGGGAACCGCCCCCCGGAAAGATTCGGAGATTTCATCCATCACCCTTGAGCCTCTGCTCACCCCCCGGCTGGATCTGGCAAATCGGGATGCTGCACGGAAGCAGATCATTGAGCTTGGACGGCAGCTGGATGAACGGATTGCTGAGCTGGAGGCCCGAGGCCGGAAAACCCGGATCTTTGTCAGCAGTGATTACAGTCATTACGGGCCCCGATTCTCCCACACGCCGGCGGGAGGTCTTGCCAGCAGTGATGCCAGGCGAAGGCTCAGGCTGCGGGATCTTTCTGTTGCCTCAGCTGCCGCCGCAGGCCGGTGGGAGGATGCCCTGGAGATTATGCGTGAGAACGTTCCTCCCAGCATCTGCGGTATTGCCGGAATTCTCGCCTTCGCCCGTTTTGCCTCCATCAGGGGACTCTCAGGCAGGCTCTGCGCATACTACAGCTCCGCAACTCTGGGGGCGCTGGATGCACCGGCACCCGGTGGAGTCAGCGAACCCCACCCCGTTTTCAATTTCAGCGGCGACGATGTTCTGGAGGAGTTCTATGACGGAAGTCAGAACTCGGTATCCTACTGCAGCGGGGTGTGGTATGAGTCCTGA
- a CDS encoding radical SAM protein, which produces MTPEQARSRDQSQNQNQKSGTRMSPADSDRITCDFCAFQCRLADGEEGRCGVRLRRGGEIISRYPMEFIPPRSEAVEKKPLYHFYPGSRCLSLGAFGCNFRCSFCQNYQLVHREYRHPGQYRAYSPEEITSLWEDAGKIPVAFTYSEPAVWQDSMFAVSREVNARGASCIMVSNGFYSYDACSRLMEQISAFNIDLKGPGDFYPRYCRGGLKPVMENIRRIARSPDHVLEVTTLVIQDLHSRDEIVEIGKQLEDGGVKVWHLSLFHPAYKMSHIPPTSPDFVTDIIDEFRQRGVIPHIYLGNARVEGYGNTRCSSCGAELIHRDGYRIRSRVRTRKNQQKTGRRHSHTDPGGSAFCPDCGTALYGRYD; this is translated from the coding sequence ATGACCCCGGAGCAGGCCCGATCCCGGGATCAGTCTCAAAATCAAAATCAGAAATCGGGCACCCGCATGTCCCCGGCAGATTCAGACAGAATTACCTGTGACTTCTGCGCTTTCCAGTGCAGGCTTGCCGACGGTGAGGAGGGCCGCTGCGGCGTACGGCTGCGCCGGGGAGGCGAAATTATCAGCCGCTACCCCATGGAGTTTATCCCCCCCAGAAGCGAAGCGGTGGAGAAAAAGCCCCTGTACCATTTTTACCCCGGAAGCCGGTGTCTTTCCCTGGGAGCCTTCGGCTGCAATTTCCGCTGCAGCTTCTGTCAGAATTATCAACTGGTGCACCGGGAGTACCGCCATCCGGGGCAGTACCGGGCCTACAGCCCGGAAGAGATCACTTCCCTCTGGGAAGATGCCGGAAAGATTCCCGTTGCGTTCACCTATTCCGAACCGGCGGTATGGCAGGATTCCATGTTCGCCGTTTCCAGGGAAGTGAATGCCCGGGGCGCAAGCTGCATTATGGTGAGTAACGGATTTTACTCCTACGATGCATGCAGCAGGCTTATGGAGCAGATTTCCGCCTTCAACATCGACCTGAAAGGCCCGGGTGATTTTTATCCACGCTACTGCAGAGGCGGCCTTAAGCCGGTGATGGAAAATATCCGAAGGATCGCACGCTCCCCCGACCATGTTCTGGAGGTGACAACCCTGGTGATCCAGGATCTTCACAGTCGGGATGAGATCGTAGAAATCGGAAAGCAGCTGGAGGATGGGGGCGTCAAGGTGTGGCATCTCAGTCTGTTTCATCCCGCCTATAAGATGAGTCATATCCCGCCCACATCTCCGGATTTTGTTACTGATATAATAGATGAGTTCAGGCAGCGGGGCGTGATCCCCCATATATATCTGGGGAATGCCCGGGTGGAGGGCTACGGCAACACCCGATGCTCCAGCTGCGGTGCAGAGTTGATACACCGGGACGGGTACCGCATCCGGTCCCGTGTCCGGACCCGGAAAAATCAGCAAAAAACCGGCCGCCGGCATAGTCATACGGATCCCGGGGGATCGGCTTTTTGTCCTGACTGCGGTACAGCTCTCTACGGAAGATATGACTGA